CAGTCCGTCTCCGAGTCGCGGATGCGCGACGGGTACATGCGCAGGCTGGAGCTGGGCGCGCTGAAACCTCGCGGCGACGGACAGCCCGTGCGCGTGCTGGAAGTGGGCGTGGGCGCGGGCGCGAACCTGCCGCGCATCCGGGGCGCGCTGCCGCCGGGCCTGCCCGTGGAGGTGTGGGGCCTGGACCTGAGCACCGGCATGCTGGCGCAGTGCGAGAAGCGGCTGCGCAAGGGCCGCGGCGTGAAGGACACGCGGCTGCTGGTGGCGGACGCGCACGCGCTCCCATTCAAGGACGGCCTGTTCGACCGGGTCTTCCACGTCGGCGGGATTGGGAGCTACCGCCAGCCCGCGGTGGCGCTGCGGGAGATGGCGCGCGTGGCGCGGCCCGGCACGCCGCTGGTGGTGGTGGACGAGCAACTGGACGCGGCCTTCCGCCCGTCGCTGTTCCAGCGCGCCGCCTTCCGCGCCCTCACGTTCTACACGCGCGAGGCGAAGAGCCCCCGCGACCTGCTGCCGCGCAACGCCGAAGACGTCATCGAGGAGCAGGTGTCACCGTTCTACTACTGCCTCACGTTCCGCGTTCCGGCCGTCACGGGTTGAGCACCAGGTCCAGCAGCTTCAGCGTCATGCCGCCCGTGAAGTCGATGGTGGCGCCGTTGAACCACGCGGCGTCGTCCCCCACGAGCACGGTGACGAAGCGGGCCACCTCGTCCAGCGTGGCCATGCGCCCCGCGGGGTTCATGGCCGCGTGGCGCGCTTCCAGTTGGGCCAGCGCCTCCGGCGAGTAGACGTGGCGCAGCGCGGGCGTCATCACCGTGCCGAACTTGAGCAGGTTGACGCGGTGGCCCTTCGGGCCCAGCTCCATGGCCAGGTGGCGTACGTACATCTCCAGCGAGGCCTTGGCGGCGCTGATGAGGCCGGTGTTGCCCAGGTGCGTCTCGTCCAGCGGGTTCTGCAACC
The sequence above is drawn from the Corallococcus sp. NCRR genome and encodes:
- a CDS encoding methyltransferase domain-containing protein, producing the protein MMWLRDVALLACPDCRGQVVWHGQSEDDRLDEGRLLCGGCGEAWTVEDGLARLYREDRVQGTDRLMRHLYDGLPALHDPLTTVLTPLFQSVSESRMRDGYMRRLELGALKPRGDGQPVRVLEVGVGAGANLPRIRGALPPGLPVEVWGLDLSTGMLAQCEKRLRKGRGVKDTRLLVADAHALPFKDGLFDRVFHVGGIGSYRQPAVALREMARVARPGTPLVVVDEQLDAAFRPSLFQRAAFRALTFYTREAKSPRDLLPRNAEDVIEEQVSPFYYCLTFRVPAVTG